In the Patescibacteria group bacterium genome, TACAAGAGAGATAACACTTGCCTTCAAGGGAGTCTTTGTGTCCTCCAAGGCATAAAAGGCTCGAGCAAGAATAAAAACTAAAGTTTGGGCAAAAATAGAGATGGAAAAAAAAGCCAGGGTGTATGATGTTGCAATAGTCGCATCCCAAGAAAATCTAGAAGCTCCGTAAACAATTCGAACCAAAGGAATTCTTAAAACCAAAATAACAACCGAAGAAGGCATGGAAAAAAACAGAGACTTGATTATCGCCTCTTTTATTTCATCCGAGAATTTATCCTTTTGCTGGCTTACCAAATGAGAAAATCGTGGCAGAAGCGCTTGAGCAAAGGAGGCACCAAAAACACTTACTGGCAGTCTCTGTAAAGATGCGGCAAGAGCGAGTATTGCCGTATAGGGCGGGGCGATAAAAAATGCTAGTGAGGTGTCAATTATCAAGGAGATTTGGTCGGCTATCATTCCAAAAGTACGGGGCATAGCAAGCAAAAATACCTCTTTGGCGCCTTGACTAAAGTTTTTTATCTTAGCAAAGTACCTAAAACCAACCGCCCTGCAAGCTGGAATTTGAATCCCCAGATGGAGAAAAGCGCCAAACACCATACCATATGCTGGAGCGTAAATTCCAATTCTGGGGCTTAAAACAATAGTTATTATAATAACCCCAAGGTTATAAAAAACTGGAGCAAGGGCTGGGATAATGAAGCGCTTTAAAGATTGCAAAGTGCTGGTTAAATAGCTACTTACAATTAAAACAAATTGCGAAAGCATCATAATTCTAATTAGTGAAATTAAAAGCGGATAGTCGGCGTCGGGACTAAAAAGAGTCACAGTGCGAGACAGAGTTCCCGTAAAAATAAAAACCACAGCGGAAAGTATTGCAAAAGCTATCAGCGTGATGTTTAGGACTTCGCTTGCCATTTCGAAAGCCTTATCTTGATCTTTCGCATGGAGAATTCTTGTGAAAACTGGAATAAATGCCGAAGAAATTGACCCAACAACCAAGACATTAAAAACAAGCGAAGGGATTCTATCTGCCAAATAAAATGTTCCCAAAAGAGATGTGGGTAAATCCCCCTCAAGACTTACTCCAAAAGTTGCAATTAATACCCTTTGTTTGATAAATCCCAAAAAATAAGCGACCAAATAAGTTACGGAGATAACAAAAGCTGCCGAAAGCACGCTTTCTTGTTTTTTAAAAAAAATTCCGGTCATGGAGATGATGGTATCATGTCAACAGTGTTTGAGGTAATAAGAATCTCCAAAAATACTAAAATATTTGGGCGACAGGGTTTAGGTGGTGGGAAATTTTGTTTGACTTTTGCTTACTGTTTGGTTTATACTAACTACAGATACTTCATTTAAAGCAGTTCGCTTAATAAGACGTGCAAGGTTTGCACTTCCCAAAAGGATAGTTACAGCGGATTGCTTTTAGTGAAGTATTTTTTGTTGCAAATATCTTGTATTTTTCCGATTGCAGGTTTTACCATTTCGTACCAATTCCTAATTACCTCTCTCGTAGATTTGATAAATGGCAAATGCGATATAATCGGCAACTTGTAGCCCACCGTGGGTATAATGTGGATTGTGATAATAACTTAGCTTTAGATTAGCATTAAGTTTGGGGTGGTCTTTAAGATATCCTAACCTTACCCTTTCTACCTCTGCTTCTAACTCTTGTCGCAATTTTAACTTACTATCTTTGCGACTAAAGACAATCTCTGTATTTTTGGATTGGTGACACAGATTTTTGATTAATTCTCCCGCCATAATCCCATACATTTTCCCCGGATTTCGTTTTAACGGTTCGTAACAAAGCAATTTATCCACAACTAGAACATCTACTTTTATTGGTAGTGTTGTAATAAACGAATAAAACTTTTCTTTGACTTGGCTATAATCGGTTTGAGCATGAAACGCATCTAGGGTATAAGCCGAAGAAAATATATTGGTAAGACTCTTATCTTTTAACAGAGATAAGCGAAATTCCGTAATTACATGAGATTGATTTCTAAATAATTATGGTAATCAACAGCAACCAAGCAGAAAAAAGGTGGCAAACAATATTAATTAAAGAGCTTGAAAAAGAAATGAAAAAAGCCCCATCACATGATATTGGTCGCCACTATCCAGAGGGGGCTAGAGAACATGGACCAATTAGCGCTCCGTATGCAAGGCAAGTTTTAGAAAGAATTCAATTTCCGCAAGATAAAATTGAGCCTGCTATATTAGCCATTAAATATCATGATCCAACATTTCTATCGTCAAAAAGACCTCAGATTGAAGCGAAAATTCTTTTTGATGCTGACAAAATTGATGCTTTTGGGGCAATAGGTATATCAAGGTATCTGATTAAGTATGCTGTTGATTATTTTAAAAAGTTAAAAAAAGAATTAAAAATTAATGTCGCGTAACAGCATATGTCTGGCTATCCTCTTGTGTTCGTGGTAGATGGTTGATAGAATTGCACCCATGGCAAACACAAAAAGCGCTAAAAAAGCAATTAGAGTTTCTCAAAGAAAAGCTATTACTAACAAGTATTGGAAAAATGGATTGCGTAAAACCAAAAAGGAACTTAAAGATTTAATGCTACAAAATAAAGATCGTGATGCGGTTGCTGCCAAACTTGCCAAAGCCAAAAAAATCGCCGATAAAGCTGTATCTTGCGGATCCTTTCATAAAAATAAATCGGCTCGAATAAAATCGGGACTTGACAAAAAGTTTAACAAATGGGCAAAATTAATTAATGATAAAAAACCTGCCTAAACGAATATTTTTAGCGCCGTTGTTCTTTTTTGCTTTTGCGACTAATATTTTTGCGGCGGAGCTTACCATAACCCCACAGACTCAAACAGTGGCAGACAGTTTTGATCTTACAATCAATGTAGACCCCAAGGGTGCCAGTGTTTCGGGAGTGGATGCTATTGTTAAGTATGAACCGGATAAGCTCGAAGCCACTCTTATTCAAAACGGTGTTTTCGAGCAATATCTAAAAAAGAACATTAACAAAACTACTGGCGTTATCGAAATAAGCGCCTATAACACCACAACTTTAATTTCCGCCCCGACTGTTGTTGCCAAGATTTCTTTTAAACCTCTAGTTACAACTGGAACAACTCCTGTGGATTTTGTTTTTACGCTAGGAGGTCAAACTGGTTCTCATGTGGCATCTAACGGTACGGATATTTTAGAAACTGTGGTTGGCGGGGTTTACACAATATCCACAACAACAGAGGTTACTCCACCACCTGCTACCCCTCCTGCTACTTCTGTTCCTGTAACACCAGTTACGGTTCCTGCAACTGGCAATACTGAAAATCTCTTTCTTTTTATGCTACTTTCTGGCGTACTTATAACTGTCGGCGGAGCTTTTGTTTACTCCGCTAGGCATCTCTAGAACCACATGAACAGTACCGAAGCCAAACGAGGATTTTTAACTTTCTCCTTTTTATGCCTAATATCTTTTTCTATTTACTTCTTTTCAAAGAAGATTGTGGAGCTGAAATTTGCCAAGTCTCCTCAAGAGGTTACCGTTAGCCTGATAGATGCAAATGCCTCAAATATTACTCAAACCGAAGCGGTGATTTTGTGGAATACATCAAAAGAACTTGTAGGAAATATAGTTTATGGGACAGATTCGACGGTTTGCACGCAACAAGAAACTGGATCGTGCCTAACCGCTTCGGAAGATACCGCCTCAACCAGCCATGAAATCACGCTCACTAACCTAATACCTAACACCTCGTACTACTATTATCTGGATAATAATACTCGAGATACCAAAAATTTCACCACAAAATCTCAAGATTTGGTGATTCCACCAGCGGATAATAAAATAGAAGGTGATACCAACGGCGACGGCATTCTAAATTCCCTAGACTTTTCAGTTAACTGATTTTAATTCTAGAATCCGTATTCCCTGAACTCATTTTCTAATGGGTTGCCTTGACAATAATAGGCTTTTATATTCTTGGTATCAAAAATAAAAGCGGAATAAGTAAAGCACTTATCCTCTTCTTTTGTTGTACAGATAGCAGTTTTCTTTTCAGCATTTTTTCTATCTCGCAAGAGTTGCTTAAAATCGTCTAAACTTTTAGCAGTTGAGATTAACTCCTTGGCTCTATCGTAATGATCGTGCGACCATTGTTCAAAACCTTTTTCTGTATCAAAACTCAAATTGCGGTTTGGCAAATTAACAAAGTGGTTCGTTTTAACAACAGGGTCACTAACTTTTTCAATAAAATATTTTTCGGGGACTCCCTCAATTCCATAACACTCTTTATCATCAGCTACAAACATATTGCCACCAATCCTAGGATTAAAGGCTTTGATGATTTCAACAGCCTCTTTGGCTGTTGACGCATCTAGTATTAGACGCACATAGGGTCGCCGAATGTAGGAAATTTGATTTTCGGCAACCGAAACAAAGGTTGCAACATAAGCAACGCCTTTTTCATTAATTCCTCCATAATAGCCATCCTCCCGCGAGTTGGGGTTTTGTATAATAAGCTTTTTTACTTGGTCAATCTTAGAATCGAAAGGTTTTATTTCATCATCCCATCTCATCCAAGGCACTGGATCCCTCGTTTTGAGGAGAAACCAACTATTATCTAATTTCTTAGCCACTGTTGTACACATAATGGTATTTTACTCTAAATTGAAAATAAATGGAATAGTATGTGTTAGACACCGTACAACTCAAGATTGACGAAATTACTTTCGTCTGATAAGATGCCCTTGCTGGTTAACCGTAAGGTTTATTCGGCCAATCTAAAGCCGACGGCCAGCACATTCGACAAGCTCAGTGCAGGCACTTTTACTCCTCCAGGTTTCTCTTTTTAGCATTTAAAATCCCAAATCTATCTTTTCTCCAGGCAGGAATAACACTCCAAAAATGCTTTTGTCCTTTTCCCACCTGACGAATAACAACCTTTATTCTTCTATCATCGACTACTGCTTCAAAAGCCCAAAATTTGTGAATTACACTTTCCTTTGTATAGTAACTTTCTTCTTGAAAATACGGCATTACTCGTAAAACTTTGATTGCTCCTGGAAGTAAACGAGTGTTAGTTTCTATTCTTTTAGAATCTCTTTTGCTTCTGCTGTTTTTGTATAGAAGGTGATTTATTCCCTTAGCAGTAAAGTAAACCTTTTCTTTGTCAAAAGCGGGACAAGCTATTTGCTTGACTTCAGAAAAAATCGTTTGGATTTGTTTTTTATGTAAATTCATAAAGTTTTATACCGTCTAATTGGCTAATTGCGCGGTGACAAGGAGTCGATATGAGGTAGTCCCTCCGGGCCAGCAGGTCATTAAAGTTACAGTTTGGCGATTAAGAAATTTAGGAAAAAGCTCTTTGTAAAGAGATACATCTTGCGGTTTAATTTTTTCCTTTTGCATTACTTCGTATCTGTAGGTTGTGTTATCAACATTAATTATTATCTCATCACCAATGGATAAGTCCTCCAAAGTAGAAAATACCTGTTTATAATCTGTGGGATCAAAGAGATACTTAAAAGATGAGTGTCCTGTAATAAAAGTATTACCAGATGATCCAGGTTCAGCAGTCCCTAAAATATGCACCAGGATTTCGGAAGGATTGGTATTGGTAGAATTTGCCTCAACTTGAGCATTTTTAATCCCCAAAACAGGGATGGATAGGGTAAAAAAGTATTTCTCTTTTTGTGTACCTTTGTAAGGAAAAAAATTAGAATTTCCATTAAAAGAGGATTGAATTAAAGACAAAGCGGTCATTTCTCCGGCATCACTCATAAACTCCTCCCCCACTGCGCTTACTATCTCATAAGATCTTTTTCCCATAACCTGATTAAACATAGGAAATCCAACAAAAAATATAAAAACAGAAACGCCAGAGAGAATTAACGCTACACCAAGATAATGTTTAAGTTTAATCGTTGATTTTTTTACCGGCTGCGGTTCGCTTTTTAAGTAGATGTAGGGGTATTTTTTTTGCATATTTCCTCCACTAAATTTAGTATAGCAAGTTCCGCATCCATTGTCCCTGTTTTTATTGCCACTTCGCATTCTAGTATCTTACAATAAATTAAAATTAATTCTTCTTGCGTATATCTTTTTACCGCAGTCTGAGATTTTTTTTGGACATAAGGATGCAGTTTTAACACTAAGGCGCTTTTGGTCTTGTACCCTAGAAGATTACGAAATTGAAAAACCACACTAGGTAAAATCTCCAAAGGATCGCTCTTTCTAAGACATAAAAATAGTTCGCGGAGGGCTAGATCGTAGTTTTTTGCAACTAGCGCATCTACAAATTTAAAGGAATTAGTTGCCATTTTCTGGAATAGTAACATGCTAGCTTTGACATCACGACATTGCACCAGAAGGTCATTTTTGGCGGGCAAATTACCCCCCACCCAAAAAATAATCTCGCAATCATTTGAAATATCTTGAATAAATGAAAAATCCGCTTCGGAATTAGGGCTTTTGGAAAATTCGGCAACTACAAAAGTTTTATCTCCAAATAATGATTGAGAGGAACATGCCATAATAACAGCATTAAGGTTATCCTCGGCGTTAAGGATTGTTACAGCCTTTCCACCACCAGGCTTTAAGTCAATTAATTTTCTTCGGGATGTTTCTAAATCATCACCATAGATTAGAGTAATCATTCTTTTATCTTACTCTTGAGAGTGGTCTGAAAAAACAATTTCTTGACTAAAAATCCATACTTTTTTAGAAAGACAACCCCACCCCAAATTAAAAACACCCCTTCAAAAATAAATACTGTGTGTTTGATGTAACTTGCAAAAAACCCGCCCACTGTTGGCCGCAGACTGCTATATAAACGCAGAGCCTCGCCTCGCCTAGCATCAAAGGGGAAAAGCCAAAAGATTTCGGGTTTACCCTCGTGAGCAATACCCACAAAATACAACCAATAAGATAAATCATCCAGTACAAAATGGGAAAGCATGGCCACAAAACTCAATAAGGCAACTCGCCAATTTAAGCGCAAGACAAGGGTAAACAAGATAATGAGAAAAACTGCAAATAGAGGTGTGTGAGTAACTAAAAGGTGGTGGTAAATTTTTTGCCCGCCTAAATAAACATAAAAAAGGTCTAAATCAAAAACATTAGCACAAAAAATCACAAACAAAACCTCTTTAATTGAGAGAGATTTGCCTTTGATCTTAATTTGTGAAATTAGAAAACCAACCGATGTATGAGCTGTAGGTAGCATGTGTCCAATTCTACCACACGGGACATGAGATTAGAGCCATTGAGACAGGCTGTTACTTCTTTTGCTTGAGGGGCAATACTGTGGTTTTTTCCCCATCTAAATTTAACAGATTTATTAATTCGCTACTTGATGGAATAACAAACTTGGTATTAGAAGCCAAGACATTTTCTAAAACCTCCAACCTTCTTAAAGCCTCGGGACGGGTCTTAAAGTATTTTTCGGCGGCTTCGGAAACATTTTTTAAGGCTTGGGCTTCGCCTTCGGCTTTTAGTATTTGTGATTGCTTAATTCCTTCGGCCTCTAAAATTATGGCTCTACGCTCTCGTTCTGCCTTCATTTGCTTGCTCATAGCAAGAGTGATATCTTCTGGGGGATCAATTCTTTGCAACTCCACACGGGTAACTTTTACTCCCCAACTTTGAGTGGCCTCATCTAAAGTTTCGCGCAAGGAGGCGTTGAGGGTATCTCGAGCAACCAGTGTTTCATCAAGAGATTTGTCTCCAATTAAATTTCGCAAAGTGGTTTGAGCTAAAGTCGTTGCGGCTAATCCAAAATTTCGCACTTCAAATTCCGCCTTTACTGGATCAACAACTTTGGTATAAATAACAGCATCCACTATCACGACCACATTATCTTTGGTAATAACCTGTTGCGGTTCCACGCTTATGACTTGTTCTCTGGTATCCACTTTTATCACCTCATCAATATAAGGAGCTACAAAGTTAATCCCACTTTCCAAAGTTGTATGGTATCTTCCAAGTCTAACCACAATCCCCTTTTCCCAAGGGGAGACAATTCGTAAACCCTTAAACAGGGTTACAATTGCCAAGACTACTAAAATGATCAAAAATGTAGGTTCCATAACAATTTGATTGTATATCCAAAACCACCTTATCACAATAGTCGAAACACAAAAGGCACAAGTAGGGATTATCCCAAATTTGGGATAATCCCTAATTTATGTCTCCAGTAAAACACTCGTTCCTAAATACTCCAAGCTTTCCTTTGGAGATTTAAGATAATCCAATACAAAACTTTTATAATCGGAGGTGTTCGATAATACAACTGATGGATATAACCAGCTTCTTTTGGTTTCTCCAAGATAATCCGATATGCTCGAATAAGCATATTTAAGAACATCCGTTTCTGCTCCTAGCTTTAAAGGATTTATGTGAATATATCTGGACAAGTGTTTTAATTGATCTTCGTTACGCACTAGAACCGCCTTGTATGTACTCTCAAAAACATGTCCATCTTTACCCCTAGTTGTATTAAAGTAAGTAGAATAGTTGGATAAAATCCTTCGCGTGAGATGCGATATTCCCATAATCTCTTTATTGTGCAAAAGCAGGTGGAAGTGATTTGGCATGAGGCAATATGCAACGAGTCCAACCTCGTCAGCAACAGAGTTAGGAGAAAAATAATCCATCAACTTAGTTACTTTATTAAATCGAGGTTCTTTAAAGTCTTTCTGCAAATATTTCTTAAGATTGTAGAGAAAAATCGCGTAATCATCCGAAGTTTCAAAAATATCTTGGTGGAAAATTCCTCTACTATAAATATGGTAGTAACTACCCTCTTGATACTTTTTTAGAATATTCTTTCTGGGCATATTCGACTAGGACTCGATTAGGGATTATCCCAAATTTGGGATAATCCCTATTCTATTCCAATCTATTCTAACCCTAAATAATACTTTTTGTCTTTTAGTTTTTCGGGAAGGAGGGAGCCAGTAGAATACGGTTTGTAATTTGCCCCATAGCCTAAATTTTTCATCAGAGCAGTTGGGGCGTTAAGAATTTCCAAAGGAATGGGCAAGTTACCATATTTTTTAACATCGTCCAACGCCTTAAAGTAAGCATTATAGGCCGAACGATCTTTTTTGCATTTGCATAAATAGACAACCCCATGAGCTAAGTTTTCTTGACATTCGGGATAGCCAATGGTTTCGCAAGCTCTAAAAACAGCGTTAGCCACAACCAAGGCTGTGGGTTGCGCCGCCCCAATATCTTCACTGGCAAAAACCACCATGCGCCGAGCGATAAACAGCGGGTCTTCTCCAGCTACCACCATTCTTGCCAAATAATACAAAGCGCTATCAGTATTGCTGGCGCGCATTGATTTAATAAAAGCCGAAATTGTGTTGTAATGCTCATCCCCTGCCCGATCGTACAGTAAAGCTCTTTTTTGCAAAGCGTCTTGCAAAGTTGCGACATCCAAGGTGATATTTTTTGCACCCTTTGAGTTGGCCGCAATTTCTAAAGCATTCAAGGCAATTCTGGAGTCGCCATTTGCCCCCTCAATAAGATAATCTAAGGCTCCTTCATCAAAGTTGATTTTGTACTCACCAAGACCAACTGCTTTATCTTTGATAGCGCGATTGATAATCTCTTTTAAGTCATTGTTGGATAATCGTTCCAAGACAAAAACCCGAGTACGAGAAAGCAAAGCTCCGATAACCTCAAAACTAGGATTTTCGGTTGTAGCGCCAATTAAAATAATATCGCCCCTTTCTACATAGGGTAAAAAGGCATCTTGCTGGGCTTTGCTAAACCGATGAATCTCGTCAATAAAAACGATTACTCTCTCTGTAGCTTTTTTGGTCTTTCTAATATCTTCAAAGATGGGTTTAAGTTCCGAGGTTTTGGCATTAACCGCTGAAAATTCCAAAAATCTTGCCTTGGTCTCATTAGCAATCACCCGAGCTAGAGTAGTTTTACCGCTTCCTGGAGGTCCCCAAAAGATCATCGAAAAAACCTGACCAGATCTGATGGACTTGAATAGGATCTTTTCGAGGGCAAGGATTTGTTTTTGACCAACAAACTCGTCTAAGGTTTTTGGTCTCACCCTGTCAGCCAATGGTTGCATGAGAAGATTCTATCATCTTCTGCGCGTCAAGGGCAGACATGGCTCCAAACCCCGCCGCAACTACTGCCTGCCAATATTTATTATCGGCAACATCTCCTGCCACAAAAACTCCAGCAACCGAAGTCCTGGTGTTATCAATAACTTTGATTCTGCCATCGCGTTCTAATTCCAGTTGCCCTTTAAAGATCTCGGATGCCGGACTATGTCCAATTGCAATAAAAACTCCAGTGGCATTTAGAACCTTTTCTTCTTGGGTTTTATTGTTCTTTACCTTCACTCCAATAACCTTACCCCCTCCTAATATTTCTATAACACTGGAGTCTAGGATAATCTCAAATTGAGGTTTGCCAAGAATTCTCTCTTGCATAGCTTTGCTTGCCTGCAAGCTATCCAAAATATTTACCAGGTAAATTTTATTGCAAAATTTAGCCAAGTACGAAGCTTCCTCCACTGCTGTATCTCCCCCACCAACCACCAGCACATCCTGCCCTTTAAAAAACGGGGCGTCACAGGTAGCGCAGGCGGTTACTCCTCTACCTCGCAATCTTTCGGCTGATTCCAAAGGCAACCATTTTGCGCGGGCTCCAGTTGCAATAATTACAGCTTGAGCTTTAAATTCCTGCTCCCCTACCCAAACAGTAAAAGGTCTTTTGGAAAAATCTACTTTCGTGGCATCGCCCGCAACAAAGCGGGTCCCAAAATCTTCCGCCTGTTTTCGCATTGCCAACATTAAATCTGGTCCTTGCACCCCTTTGGAAAATCCAGGAAAGTTCTCCACAAGAGTTGTCTGCATTAACTGCCCGCCAAATTGCGCCCCTTCTATAACAAGCGGTTGCAACGAGGCTCGGGACGCATAAATTGCAGCGGTGAGACCTGCCGGACCAGAGCCTATGATAATTATTTGGTGAATAGAATTTTCCATTAGATATATTCTAACAGACGCTTGTCACTCATCAAAAAGCAGTTTTTGGATAAAGGCGTGAACCGTAGAATAGGAACCACCTTTGGGCAAAAGCACCCATTTCCCCGCGTAAGATGCGATATCAGTCGGTGTGTATAAAAGCCCTGAACCTGTGCCGTCAGTTACATTACTGTTGTTCAATACAGAGGTTTTAATGTTTGTAGTATCGCTTTTCATCCCCACTTCAAAAAGAGCTTCGGCGTCGGTAAGGGTGATATCGGTTTCGACAAACTTATTATAAATCGCAAACAGCTCGCTTATTTTTTTAGCGTTAAACAGAGTATCTAGTGACATTATTTTCTCCTTTATGGCCAAAATTACCTGCTGTTGCCTTTCTGCTCTCGCAAAATCGGATCCTTCTGCTGGATTTACTGAATGCCGAGACCTGGCATACTTTAGGGCACTCTCACCATTCATTTGCACCATCCCCTTATCAAAATGGAGACGCTCAAAACGGCAAGGGTAATCCGCTTCGGAAATTACATAATCTTCATCTTTTCCTTCCAATATTTCATCTTCGGTCAATCCACAAGTATTGGCTTCCTTGCCAGCCACAGGGTACTTATAATCGTCAAAGGTATTTTGCACCGTGATTCTAATACCACCTAAGGCATCTACGGCTTCTTTAAAGCCATTAAAATCCACTTTGGCAAAATAGTGAACTGGCATTCCAGTAGCTTGAGTCACTGAATTTTTTAGGGCTGTGAGTCCTTTCTCGGAATTGAATCCTGTTGTTTCGAGTCCTGCGTAAGCATAAACCTCATTGATCTTGGCAGAAGCTCCAGTTCTGTATTCCACCCACAAATCCCGAGGCAATGAAACCATGACGATTTTTCCAGGACTTTGAGGAATAGAAACAACCATTAACGAATCTGTTAACCTCTCGTTTTTGTCCACTCCAGTAAGTAAGATGTTTGTCCTCCCATCGCTTTGTGGAAGATTTTTAGAGGGGATAATTTTAGAAATTACCGAAGCGGAAAAAAGCCAATTTCCCCTAAAGACAAAAAAAAGACCAATGAGACATACTGGTATTAGGGGCAATAAAAACATCCTATTCTTTTGTTTTTTTAAGCTTTCTGCGCCCATATTTTTCCAATTTGATAAAACTCCAAAGGCTCCAAACTTGCTTTACCTACAAGTACACCATTGAAAACATTTAAGTTGGCTACTTGCAAAACATTCTTTATGTTAACACTTCCACCATAAAGAAGGGAAATATTACTGCCGTACCTGCTTTTAATGTCAGATACTGTTTCATAAAGCGCGTTAAAATCCACTTCTTTAAATTGCCCTCCGCTGCTGATATTTTCTGATGGCTCATACACCAAGATACTTTTTGAGATAAGACCTTTTACTACTTTTAAATCTTCTACCTCTTCAAAACACAATATTGGGATTATAGCAACCTGAATTAAATTTTCCATCTTAGATCTTACATCTTCTATTGTCTCTCTCATTTCTTTTCTCCTCTCGCTGTGCCCTACAAGACAATATTTAGCAAACAAAGCCAAATCGGAGGCGGTTACTTCTCCCGTGTGAGATCCACCAGAGAAAAGAGAAACATCTTGCGCTCCGCAGATAACCGAGCGTTGACTTGCCACAAAACTTAAAACAGGAAACGAGGAACAAACAATTGCGGCTAAATTGTTAAAGGCGGGATTTTTATTCCAAAGAGTAAACCAGTTCTTGGCAAACTCTAAATTGTCATTGGCTTTCCAATTGGCGATTAAGTAGTTCATGCAGTTTTCCTACCCTTTCGGAAATTCCTTCTAAGTCTTCGTGGTTATAATGATAGCCGATACTCGCAAGGCACGAGAATACTCTTGGAATGTCATTATAAATATTTTGAGCAAATTGGCAAGCAACCAAACATCTAGGTAATACCGCAATATTAACATCCCCTTCACCGTTCTTTGAATATTTACAACCTGCGGGACATCCCGCGCAGGATCTGTACCCCATAAAAGGCACCGCAAGATCTGAAGGACGGGACAAAATATCAAAATAGATTCTTCGGTAGTAGTCTAAACTTGCAACGGCAAAAGACTGGGTACCCGTGACCAAAAGAGCTTTTAAATTTTTTAAAGCGCCAGCTGTCGC is a window encoding:
- the trxB gene encoding thioredoxin-disulfide reductase, which encodes MENSIHQIIIIGSGPAGLTAAIYASRASLQPLVIEGAQFGGQLMQTTLVENFPGFSKGVQGPDLMLAMRKQAEDFGTRFVAGDATKVDFSKRPFTVWVGEQEFKAQAVIIATGARAKWLPLESAERLRGRGVTACATCDAPFFKGQDVLVVGGGDTAVEEASYLAKFCNKIYLVNILDSLQASKAMQERILGKPQFEIILDSSVIEILGGGKVIGVKVKNNKTQEEKVLNATGVFIAIGHSPASEIFKGQLELERDGRIKVIDNTRTSVAGVFVAGDVADNKYWQAVVAAGFGAMSALDAQKMIESSHATIG
- a CDS encoding LCP family protein yields the protein MGAESLKKQKNRMFLLPLIPVCLIGLFFVFRGNWLFSASVISKIIPSKNLPQSDGRTNILLTGVDKNERLTDSLMVVSIPQSPGKIVMVSLPRDLWVEYRTGASAKINEVYAYAGLETTGFNSEKGLTALKNSVTQATGMPVHYFAKVDFNGFKEAVDALGGIRITVQNTFDDYKYPVAGKEANTCGLTEDEILEGKDEDYVISEADYPCRFERLHFDKGMVQMNGESALKYARSRHSVNPAEGSDFARAERQQQVILAIKEKIMSLDTLFNAKKISELFAIYNKFVETDITLTDAEALFEVGMKSDTTNIKTSVLNNSNVTDGTGSGLLYTPTDIASYAGKWVLLPKGGSYSTVHAFIQKLLFDE
- a CDS encoding replication-associated recombination protein A is translated as MQPLADRVRPKTLDEFVGQKQILALEKILFKSIRSGQVFSMIFWGPPGSGKTTLARVIANETKARFLEFSAVNAKTSELKPIFEDIRKTKKATERVIVFIDEIHRFSKAQQDAFLPYVERGDIILIGATTENPSFEVIGALLSRTRVFVLERLSNNDLKEIINRAIKDKAVGLGEYKINFDEGALDYLIEGANGDSRIALNALEIAANSKGAKNITLDVATLQDALQKRALLYDRAGDEHYNTISAFIKSMRASNTDSALYYLARMVVAGEDPLFIARRMVVFASEDIGAAQPTALVVANAVFRACETIGYPECQENLAHGVVYLCKCKKDRSAYNAYFKALDDVKKYGNLPIPLEILNAPTALMKNLGYGANYKPYSTGSLLPEKLKDKKYYLGLE
- a CDS encoding triose-phosphate isomerase, encoding MNYLIANWKANDNLEFAKNWFTLWNKNPAFNNLAAIVCSSFPVLSFVASQRSVICGAQDVSLFSGGSHTGEVTASDLALFAKYCLVGHSERRKEMRETIEDVRSKMENLIQVAIIPILCFEEVEDLKVVKGLISKSILVYEPSENISSGGQFKEVDFNALYETVSDIKSRYGSNISLLYGGSVNIKNVLQVANLNVFNGVLVGKASLEPLEFYQIGKIWAQKA